The DNA window ACGTTACAGGAGACGGTGCATTAGCGCATATTGTTGATCGGTTCACAAACGGCCGTAAAAGTTTAAATTAATCAATAAAGTCTGTCGATTCCGACTATTCCCAAATGCTATTCTATTGGTAATTATTGTGTTATTATAACGTTGATATTACATAATAGGGGGAACCATCATGAAGAAATTATGGGCAATCGGATTAACTGCAACGTTCTTATTAACGGCCTGTGCTGAAGAAGAGTCAACTGAACCAAAAGAAACTACTAGCACTGAAAAATCTGATGACACTTCAGAAGTTAAAAAAGAAATGATGAAATTCTACATGTCTATTCCAAACACAATCAATGCTGTAGATGCAGATTTAAATACGTTTGAAATAAATCAAGCAGAAGAATCTTTACCAGAAGGTGAGGAACTGCAAGCAATGAAAGATGCAGCAATTGCGTCTAGTAATGAAGCAGTAAAAGCAGTCGACTCATTAGAAATTCCAGAAACTTTAAAAGATCAAGAAGAAAAAATCTCTTCAGCATTCACAGCAATGCGTGAATCATATGATTTGAAAGCTGAAGAGTTAACAAAAGAAACGCCTTCTTTTGAAGCAGCAAATGAAAAATTCAATGAAGCAGATACTCAATTAAATGAATTATTAGAAGAACAAGGTCTAGCTGCTTCTAGTATTTATAACGAAGTATCACAATAATAGTTAATCCTTTGACGGACAAGCGTCAAAGGATTTTTTTATTGAGTAGATATAAGACAATAGTTCTATTTTCTGATTAATTAGACTATTTAGGTGTTTATTTAATATTGAATGGGGTATACTTACCAATGTAAATCTTTAAAACCCAAGATTGAAAGGAATGGTTCATTATTGAATCGAACGGAATAGACAAGACGGAGAAAATGGAACAGGCATTTAGAAATGCACATGGTTTCGGAATTGATGAGTATCAAAATGACACAGATAAAATTCTTGAAGTAGAACAGCGCCGTGAACAAGATTATCAGCTAGGTCAAAAAGTAGCCAGCCAGATCGAACGGCAAGTTCATAGAGATTAAATTTAGCATATAACAGTGTAAAGCCAGCATCATTAGATGCTGGCTTTTTTATTGATAGAAATTCTCAATTACCATTCTTTTATTGAAAAAATATTAGCATGACAGTTATCATGCCTATCTTTTGTAAATAAGTGAGAAATCCAGTATTCTAAATTGATTTTCCTTTGTTTTATAAGTAGTTTAATGATTTGCTAGTAATGTGAATATGGGTTAAGATTAGAATGATACTAATTAAGGATGGTTCGCCATCCCAATATTAACTTTATGGAGGTATATACATGTCAACTTTGGTCATTAAAGATTTACACGTTAAAATCGAAGACAAAGAGATTTTAAAGGGTGTAGACTTAACAATTAATACAGGTGAAATTCACGCAATCATGGGACCTAACGGGACTGGTAAATCTACATTAGCATCAGCTATTATGGGTCACCCAAAATATGAAGTAACTCAAGGAACAATTACACTTGACGGTGAAGATGTTCTTGAAATGGAAGTTGACGAACGCGCTCGCGCAGGTCTTTTCCTTGGTATGCAATACCCAAGTGAAATTTCTGGCGTAACAAACGCTGACTTTATGCGTTCTGCAATGAATGCACGTCGCGAAGAAGGCGATGAAGTTTCATTAATGAAATTTATCCGTGAACTAGACAGCAAAATGGAAGTTCTTGATATGGAACAGGAAATGGCGCAACGTTACTTAAACGAAGGTTTCTCGGGTGGGGAAAAGAAACGTAATGAAATTTTACAACTTATGATGATCAAACCAAAAATTGCTGTTCTAGATGAAATTGACTCTGGACTTGATATCGATGCGCTAAAAGTAGTTTCTGAAGGTATTAATCAAATGAGAAGCGAAAACTTTGGCTGCTTAATCATTACGCATTACCAACGTCTACTAAACTACATTACGCCTGATCACGTTCACGTAATGATGCAAGGTCGCGTTGTTAAATCAGGTGGAGAAGAACTTTCTCACAAACTAGAAGCTGAAGGTTACGACTGGATCAAAGCTGAACTTGGTATTGAAGACGAGACTGTAGGACAAGCATAATTGAAGGGAGAGACTAGCATGACGGTTGAAACAAATTTAAAAATGACCGAGCAGGACGTGCGCTCCTTTTCAGAAATGAATGGTGAACCTTCGTGGTTTACTGAGCTTCGTCTTCGTTCGTTTGGTGAAGCGCAAAGCTTGCCATTACCAAAACCAGATAAAACGAAAATTCTTAGCTGGAATTTCACTGACTTTCCAGTTCATACAGTAGAAAGTTCAACTTTCAATTCTATTGAGGATTTAACAGAAGATGTTAAAGCTATCGTAGATTTAGAACAAAAAAACCTTTATATCCAACATAATAATACGCCTGCATTTTCACGCATTTCTGAAGATCTTGCAGCACAAGGTGTTATTTTGACGGATATTTTTACAGCTCTACGTGAACATGGCGATTTAGTCAAAAAATACTTTATGACTAATGGCGTGAAAACAGATGAGCATAAATTGACGGCGTTAAACGCTGCATTGATGAACGGTGGAGCATTCCTTTACGTGCCAAAAAACGTCGTTGTAGAAGAGCCCGTACAAGTGGTCTTTTATCATGACGATGCAGAAGCTTCATTGTTTAACCACGTAATCGTTGTTGCAGATACAAGCAGTAAAGTAACTTATGTGGAAAACTATTATTCTACAGTTCCACATGCAAATGGCTTGGCTAACATCGTTTCAGAAGTTTTTGCTGAAGATAACGCTCAAATTACGTACGGTGCGGTAGATACGCTAGCAGAAGGGTTTATTACGTATGTAAACCGCCGTGGTATTGTTGCACGTGATGCACGCATTGAATGGGCTTTAGGCATGATGAATGATAGCGATACAATTTCTGAAAACACAACACACTTGATCGGCGATAATTCTTTCGGTGATACGAAAAGTGTTGTAGTTGGACGTGGGTCGCAAAAACAAAACTTTACAACTCAAGTTGTTCATTGGGGTAAAGATTCAGAAGGATTTATTTTGAAGCATGGTGTTATGAAAGATTCAGCTTCTTCAATCTTTAACGGCATTGGTAAAATTGAACACGGTGCAACAAGATCTAACGCAGTACAGGAATCACGTGTATTGATGTTAAGTGAAAAAGCACGTGGCGATGCAAACCCAATTCTTTTAATCGATGAAGATGATGTAACAGCAGGACATGCGGCATCAGTTGGTCGTGTAGATCCACTTCAATTGTATTATTTGATGAGCCGCGGTATTACAAAACAGGAAGCTGAACGTCTTGTTATTCACGGTTTCTTGGCACCAGTAGTTCGAGTGTTGCCAATCGAAGGCGTTAAAAAGCAATTGACGGAGGTTATCGAAAGGAAAGTCCGCTAATGATCAACAAAGAGATAAAAAGCTATTTTCCAATACTCAACCAAGAAATAAATGGTCATCCACTGGTTTACTTGGACAGTGCCGCTACTTCACAAAAGCCGGTTCAAGTCATTGAGGCCTTAAAATCTTATTATGAATTAGATAATGCCAACGTACACCGAGGTGTTCATACACTTGGGAATCGTGCTACTGAACATTATGAAGGTGCACGTGAAAAAGTTCGGAAATTCATTAACGCTAATTCGATGGAAGAAATTATTTTCTTACGAGGAACGACAACCGCTATGAATCTTATTGCGCAAAGCTACGGCAGAGCCAATGTTCAAGAAGGCGATGAGATTGTCATTACCTATATGGAACATCATTCTAATATTATTCCATGGCAACAATTAGCGAAAGAACGTGGAGCCATTTTAAAATATGTTGAGCTTGAAAAAGACGGCACGATTTCGTTAGAGCAAGTCCGCGCAGTCGTGACGGAGCGAACAAAAATCGTCTCAATGGTTTATGTCTCGAATGTTCTTGGTACGATGAATCCAGTAAAAGAAGTTGCACAAATTGCGCATGAAAATGGAGCAGTTATGGTGGTTGATGGTGCTCAAGCAGCGCCACATCTGAAAATAGATGTTCAGCAATTGGATTGTGATTTCTTTGCATTTTCTGGTCACAAAATGTGTGGACCAACTGGTATCGGCGTTCTTTACGGCAAAAAAGAGTTATTGAATAATATGGAACCTGTAGAATTTGGTGGAGAAATGATCGATTTCGTTGGTTTATACGATTCGACATGGAAAGAACTGCCTTGGAAATTTGAAGGCGGTACACCAATTATTGCAGGTGCAGTTGGTTTAGGTGCAGCTATAGATTTTCTTAACGAGATTGGGTTAGATGAAATTGAGAAGCATGAACATCAAATGGCTGCTTACGCAATGGAAAAAATGAACTTGATCGAAGGATTAGATATATATGGACCAACCGACCCACAAAAACGTGCGGGTATTGTGACGTTCAATTTGAACGACGTTCATCCGCATGATGTCGCTACTGTCTTAGACATGAGCGGAATCGCGGTTCGTGCAGGTCATCACTGTGCGCAACCTTTAATGAAATGGCTGGAAGTTTCAGCTACAGCACGCGCTAGCTTCTATTTATACAATAACGAGTCAGATGTTGACCGTTTAGTAGAAGGGCTGCGTTCGGCAAAGGAGTATTTCAACGATGTCTTCTAATAACTTAGACCAATTATACCGACGCGTTATTATGGATCATTACAAAACGCCCCGCAATAAAGGGACGATTGAAAATGATAGTGTTAGTATTGAGATGAACAATCCGACCTGTGGAGATCGCATCCAACTGACTTTGCAGGTCGAAGACGGCATAGTCAAAGATGCGAAGTTTGACGGTGAAGGATGTTCGATTTCAATGGCTTCTGCTTCGATGATGACGCAAGCTGTCAAAGGGCAGAAAATTGATACGGCATTAAAACTTTCCGGTATCTTTTCAGATATGATGCTTGGTAAAGAGTACGATGATTCGATTGATCTTGGTGATATTGAAGCTTTACAAGGCGTCTCTCAATTTCCAGCCCGTATAAAGTGTGCGACTTTGGCTTGGAAAGCTATGGAAAAAGGCGTGCAAAACGAAGAAAAATCGTAACATAGAACGGAGGAACGACGATGGCGAAAAAAATGCCGGAAATCGGTGATTATAAATATGGGTTCCACGACAAAGATGTTTCAGTATTTAGATCTAAAAGAGGTCTGACTGAAGATATCGTAAGAGAAATTTCGAAGATCAAAGAAGAACCAGAATGGATGCTCAAATCTCGTCTAAAAGCATTGAAATTGTTTTATTCAATGCCAATGCCACAATGGGGCGGCGATTTAGGTTCACTAAACTTTGATGAGATTACGTATTACGTAAAACCATCTGAAGCGAGCCAAACTTCATGGGATGAAGTGCCTGAAGAAATCAAACGTACCTTTGATAAATTAGGAATTCCAGAAGCAGAGCAAAAATATTTAGCGGGTGTATCAGCTCAATATGAGTCTGAAGTTGTTTACCACAACATGAAAGTTGAATTAGAAGACATGGGTATCGTCTTTAAAGATACGGGTTCTGCACTTCGTGAGAACGAAGATCTTTTCAAAGAATACTGGCAGTCAGTAATTCCAGCGGCAGACAATAAGTTCGCTGCGTTGAACACGGCAGTTTGGTCTGGTGGATCGTTTATTTATGTGCCAAAAGGCATTAAAGTAGAATCACCACTTCAAGCTTACTTCCGTATCAACTCGGAAAACATGGGCCAATTTGAACGTACATTGATTATTGTGGATGAAGGCGCAAGCGTTCATTACGTAGAAGGTTGTACAGCTCCTGTTTACACAACGAACTCACTTCACTCAGCTGTTGTTGAGATCATCGTGAAAAAAGATGCTTATTGCCGTTATACAACGATTCAAAACTGGGCAAACAACGTCTTTAACCTTGTAACGAAACGTGCATTTGTGTACGAAAACGGGACAATGGAATGGATTGATGGCAACATCGGTTCGAAATTGACGATGAAGTACCCGGCTGTTTACTTGAAAGGCGAAGGCGCACGTGGCATGACATTGTCAATCGCAATCGCTGGTAAAGGTCAGCATCAGGATGCTGGAGCAAAAATGGTTCACTTGGCTCCAAATACGTCTTCTTCAATTGTTTCGAAATCAATTTCAAAACAAGGCGGGAAAGTAACGTATCGCGGAATCGTTCATTTTGGACGCAAAGCAGATGGCGCACGTTCAAACATTGAATGTGACACATTAATCATGGATAACCAATCTACTTCTGATACAATTCCATACAACGAAATCTTAAACGATAACGTTTCACTGGAACACGAAGCAAAAGTTTCAAAAGTGTCTGAAGAGCAATTGTTCTACTTGATGAGCCGTGGTGTTTCTGAGCAAGAAGCAACAGAAATGATCGTAATGGGCTTTATCGAACCATTTACAAAAGAACTTCCAATGGAATATGCGGTAGAAATGAACCGTTTAATCAAGTTCGAAATGGAAGGCTCGATCGGTTAATAAATTTACATGTAACCCTTGGTGTGATCGTTTTCACGCCAAGGGTTATTTTTTATGCATAGCTTTAAATACGCAATTAATCAATTATTATAGTTTGAATTATTGTTTAATGGGTATAAGAAGAGAGTAGATAATTTTATAGGAGGAATGTTGAATATGAGTCAAAAATTCGATGCATTAAAAGAAAAGTTGAGTAATGCTGACTTAAGCGAAGCAAAAGAAGTATTGGCACAAGCAAAAGAGGCTTATGATGATGGACAAATTGATGAAACTGAAAAGAAAGAATTGATGGATTCTGCAAAATCCGTAATTACGAAAAAAGGGATAGGCGGGCTATTCTAAGTTTAAAAATTTAAGTGGTCTATTACGAATAAGCTTTGGCGTGTTTTATTACGCCAAAGCTTATTTTTTATGGGTTCAATGGGCTCTATAATAATTTTAGAAAGTACAATTGTTTCTGTAAGTTGTTTATAGTCTAGTTAAAGAAGTGTCACTAATCCATGTGTTAGCATACAACTAAAAAATAGGTGATCCCGCAGTCGTTTCTTTTTAAATAACAGGAAGACAATGTACCAAGAAATAGTACTCAAATTACTCATTTTAGATAAGCTCTTAGAAGGTAAAAGTCTCTTTAAAATAAGACGTTCTATTTGTTCTATGTTATCATAAAATAATAACGAAAATGGGGGCGGGACTATGATTTATGTAGGTTTGACGGGTTGGGGAGATCATCCGGATGTCTATAGCCCGAGCTCAAAGAAAACAGATAAATTAAGTGATTATAGTGCTCATTTTCCAATTGTTGAATTGGATTCTTCCTTTTATGCGGTTCAACCAGAACGGAATATTCGTAAGTGGATTGCGGAAACACCTGAACAATTTCAATTTGTCGTAAAAGCTTATCAAGGCATGACCGGTCATCTGCGTGGTGAAAACCCATTTGAGTCACGTGATGCCATGTTTGAAGCATTTAGTAAATCTGTACAACCTCTAAAAGAGGAAGGCAAACTAGCTATGGTGTTACTACAATTTCCACCATGGTTTGATTGTCAAAAAGAAAATGTTGAACAGCTTCGGGAAATTATCGATCGTCTTAAAGAATTTGATTTGGCAATCGAATTTCGCCATCAGTCTTGGTATGCTAATGCGATGAGTGCAAAAACGGTAGATTTTCTTCGGGACAATAATCTTATTCACTCGGTTTGTGATGAACCACAAGCAGGTGAAGGGTCTATTCCGCTTGTACCAATAGCTACTAGGAATGATAAAGTGTTACTGCGTATTCATGGTCGTAACGTCCACGGCTGGGTAAATCCTGGGGGTGGGCAAAACTGGCGAGAAGTTCGTTATTTGTATGATTACAATAACGAAGAGCTTGAGGAAATTAGTGCGGTCGTAGAGTCATTAACTAAGACTACTGAAAATGTTTATGTCGTTTTTAATAATAACTCAGGGGGACATGCAGCAGGTGATGCCAAGCAGTTCCAAAAGATGAATGGTTTAACATTTGATGGGTTATCACCAAAGCAAATGGATTTATTTGAAGGAGGATTTTAATGGTTTTCATCGTTATGGCAGTTGTTGGAGTACTATCCGGCATACTGGGTGCCCTAATTGGATTGGGTGGGGGCGTTATATTGGTGCCTGCTCTACTATTTATGGGGACTAGCTTTGCATTTTTCCCTGAACTTTCACCACAAAAAATCGTTGGACTGTCGGTTATCATGATGATTTTTACAGGACTTTCTTCAACCTTAGCCTATATGAAAGTTCGAACAGTCGATTACAAAAGTGGATTTATTTTCTTTGCAGGAAGTGCACCGGGGACAATTGTCGGTGCTTTTATTAATAAAAATTTAGATTTGCCATCTTTCAATTTATATTTTGGCATTCTTCTAGTTTTCCTGTCAATACTCCTACTGTTACGCGATCGTCTCAAAGCCGTTCGGTGGTTTGTGGACAATGGTCGCAAAACAACATTTATAGACAAACAAAATAAAGAGTACATTTACGGTTACCCGATTTGGTTTGCATTGTTATTAACATTTTTTGTAGGAGTTGCATCTGGATTGTTTGGAATCGGTGGCGGTTCTATTGTTGTACCGGCAATGATTCTGTTGTTTTTATTTCCTCCTCATGTTGCTGTTGGGACGTCAATGCTAATGGTTTTTCTATCAGCACTTGTCAATTCGGTTACACATATCTCATTAGGGAACGTTCCTTGGATATACACACTCGCAGTTGTGCCAGGTGCTTATATCGGTGCAAAAGTTGGTGCAGCGTTAAACAAACGTCTCAATTCAGAAGTATTAGTAACTATTCTACGAATTGTGCTTCTCGTGCTTGGGCTACGTTCAATTTACGAAGGAATATTCAGCAGTTAAAGAGGTGTTTTCATGAGTGAAACGATTCATATTTATCATACAAATGATTTGCATAGTCATTTTACAAATTGGCCGCGTATAAAGTCATTTTTAGCAGAACGAAAAAGATGGCACGAAGAAGAAGGCGATGTTTGTCTTGTTTTGGATATTGGCGACCATGTTGATCGCTCTCATCCTTATACAGAAGGTACAGCTGGTAAAGGCAATGTTCAATTGCTAAACGAAGCAAATTACGATGCGGTCACAATCGGTAATAACGAAGGTATAACGTTGTCGAAAGATGAGTTGGATGATTTGTATGTTCAGGCTAAGTTTGATGTTGTGGTTTCAAATCTATTTGATTTGCAAGGCAACCGACCAAAATGGGCAAAACCATACAAAATTATTCAAACAGCAAGTGGGACACGTATAGGTTTGATTGGTGCTACTGCTGAATTTACTCCGTTTTACCGCAAACTGGGATGGCAAATCAC is part of the Planococcus sp. PAMC 21323 genome and encodes:
- the sufC gene encoding Fe-S cluster assembly ATPase SufC, with product MYMSTLVIKDLHVKIEDKEILKGVDLTINTGEIHAIMGPNGTGKSTLASAIMGHPKYEVTQGTITLDGEDVLEMEVDERARAGLFLGMQYPSEISGVTNADFMRSAMNARREEGDEVSLMKFIRELDSKMEVLDMEQEMAQRYLNEGFSGGEKKRNEILQLMMIKPKIAVLDEIDSGLDIDALKVVSEGINQMRSENFGCLIITHYQRLLNYITPDHVHVMMQGRVVKSGGEELSHKLEAEGYDWIKAELGIEDETVGQA
- the sufU gene encoding Fe-S cluster assembly sulfur transfer protein SufU, giving the protein MSSNNLDQLYRRVIMDHYKTPRNKGTIENDSVSIEMNNPTCGDRIQLTLQVEDGIVKDAKFDGEGCSISMASASMMTQAVKGQKIDTALKLSGIFSDMMLGKEYDDSIDLGDIEALQGVSQFPARIKCATLAWKAMEKGVQNEEKS
- a CDS encoding cysteine desulfurase — protein: MINKEIKSYFPILNQEINGHPLVYLDSAATSQKPVQVIEALKSYYELDNANVHRGVHTLGNRATEHYEGAREKVRKFINANSMEEIIFLRGTTTAMNLIAQSYGRANVQEGDEIVITYMEHHSNIIPWQQLAKERGAILKYVELEKDGTISLEQVRAVVTERTKIVSMVYVSNVLGTMNPVKEVAQIAHENGAVMVVDGAQAAPHLKIDVQQLDCDFFAFSGHKMCGPTGIGVLYGKKELLNNMEPVEFGGEMIDFVGLYDSTWKELPWKFEGGTPIIAGAVGLGAAIDFLNEIGLDEIEKHEHQMAAYAMEKMNLIEGLDIYGPTDPQKRAGIVTFNLNDVHPHDVATVLDMSGIAVRAGHHCAQPLMKWLEVSATARASFYLYNNESDVDRLVEGLRSAKEYFNDVF
- a CDS encoding sulfite exporter TauE/SafE family protein, whose translation is MVFIVMAVVGVLSGILGALIGLGGGVILVPALLFMGTSFAFFPELSPQKIVGLSVIMMIFTGLSSTLAYMKVRTVDYKSGFIFFAGSAPGTIVGAFINKNLDLPSFNLYFGILLVFLSILLLLRDRLKAVRWFVDNGRKTTFIDKQNKEYIYGYPIWFALLLTFFVGVASGLFGIGGGSIVVPAMILLFLFPPHVAVGTSMLMVFLSALVNSVTHISLGNVPWIYTLAVVPGAYIGAKVGAALNKRLNSEVLVTILRIVLLVLGLRSIYEGIFSS
- the sufB gene encoding Fe-S cluster assembly protein SufB, translated to MAKKMPEIGDYKYGFHDKDVSVFRSKRGLTEDIVREISKIKEEPEWMLKSRLKALKLFYSMPMPQWGGDLGSLNFDEITYYVKPSEASQTSWDEVPEEIKRTFDKLGIPEAEQKYLAGVSAQYESEVVYHNMKVELEDMGIVFKDTGSALRENEDLFKEYWQSVIPAADNKFAALNTAVWSGGSFIYVPKGIKVESPLQAYFRINSENMGQFERTLIIVDEGASVHYVEGCTAPVYTTNSLHSAVVEIIVKKDAYCRYTTIQNWANNVFNLVTKRAFVYENGTMEWIDGNIGSKLTMKYPAVYLKGEGARGMTLSIAIAGKGQHQDAGAKMVHLAPNTSSSIVSKSISKQGGKVTYRGIVHFGRKADGARSNIECDTLIMDNQSTSDTIPYNEILNDNVSLEHEAKVSKVSEEQLFYLMSRGVSEQEATEMIVMGFIEPFTKELPMEYAVEMNRLIKFEMEGSIG
- the sufD gene encoding Fe-S cluster assembly protein SufD yields the protein MTVETNLKMTEQDVRSFSEMNGEPSWFTELRLRSFGEAQSLPLPKPDKTKILSWNFTDFPVHTVESSTFNSIEDLTEDVKAIVDLEQKNLYIQHNNTPAFSRISEDLAAQGVILTDIFTALREHGDLVKKYFMTNGVKTDEHKLTALNAALMNGGAFLYVPKNVVVEEPVQVVFYHDDAEASLFNHVIVVADTSSKVTYVENYYSTVPHANGLANIVSEVFAEDNAQITYGAVDTLAEGFITYVNRRGIVARDARIEWALGMMNDSDTISENTTHLIGDNSFGDTKSVVVGRGSQKQNFTTQVVHWGKDSEGFILKHGVMKDSASSIFNGIGKIEHGATRSNAVQESRVLMLSEKARGDANPILLIDEDDVTAGHAASVGRVDPLQLYYLMSRGITKQEAERLVIHGFLAPVVRVLPIEGVKKQLTEVIERKVR
- a CDS encoding DUF72 domain-containing protein, yielding MIYVGLTGWGDHPDVYSPSSKKTDKLSDYSAHFPIVELDSSFYAVQPERNIRKWIAETPEQFQFVVKAYQGMTGHLRGENPFESRDAMFEAFSKSVQPLKEEGKLAMVLLQFPPWFDCQKENVEQLREIIDRLKEFDLAIEFRHQSWYANAMSAKTVDFLRDNNLIHSVCDEPQAGEGSIPLVPIATRNDKVLLRIHGRNVHGWVNPGGGQNWREVRYLYDYNNEELEEISAVVESLTKTTENVYVVFNNNSGGHAAGDAKQFQKMNGLTFDGLSPKQMDLFEGGF